One genomic window of Streptomyces sp. NBC_01498 includes the following:
- a CDS encoding aminotransferase class V-fold PLP-dependent enzyme translates to MSAPLDALTRTRTEQPLPVLGRDVTVPLVTGGEVTYAALDYAASAPALQRVWDDVAAYAPYYGSVHRGAGYLSQLSTDLFENSRRTVAEFLGCREDDQVVFTRSTTDSLNLLAAVLPAGCEVFVFETEHHASLLPWRDARVCYLDAPRTPAEAVATLERALAGRDPREPALVCVTGASNVTGELWPVRELAAVAHAHGARVVLDAAQLAPHHPVDVVDLDVDWVAFSGHKLYAPFGSGVLAGRADWLREAEPYLAGGGASRTVGRRADGGVDVEWHTTAARHEAGSPNVIGVYAIASACKALTDAGFDRLVERERQLIERVREGLADVPEVRVLSLFGDDAPRVGVLSFVVEGWNSSHFAAALSAEYGIGVRDGLFCAHPLVRTLLGGDAGDPGECGAPDAAPGEKSLNAIRVSFGAGTPDEHVERFVGAVRELVRDGARWNYRTEDGRCVPDRG, encoded by the coding sequence ATGTCCGCACCCCTCGACGCCCTCACCCGAACCCGTACCGAGCAGCCGCTGCCCGTCCTCGGACGTGATGTCACGGTCCCCCTCGTCACCGGCGGCGAGGTCACCTACGCCGCCCTCGACTACGCCGCGAGTGCCCCCGCCCTCCAGCGTGTCTGGGACGACGTGGCCGCCTACGCCCCGTACTACGGCAGCGTCCACCGGGGTGCCGGGTATCTCTCGCAGCTGTCCACCGACCTGTTCGAGAACAGCCGCCGTACCGTCGCGGAGTTCCTCGGCTGCCGCGAGGACGACCAGGTCGTCTTCACCCGGTCGACCACCGACTCGCTCAACCTGCTGGCCGCCGTACTGCCCGCCGGCTGCGAGGTGTTCGTCTTCGAGACCGAGCACCACGCGTCGCTGCTGCCCTGGCGCGACGCCCGGGTCTGCTATCTGGACGCGCCCCGTACCCCCGCCGAGGCCGTCGCCACCCTGGAGCGCGCGCTGGCCGGGCGTGACCCCCGGGAGCCCGCGCTGGTCTGTGTCACCGGCGCCTCCAACGTCACCGGCGAGCTGTGGCCGGTGCGCGAACTGGCCGCCGTCGCGCACGCCCACGGCGCGCGGGTCGTCCTCGACGCCGCGCAGCTCGCCCCCCACCACCCGGTGGACGTCGTGGACCTGGATGTGGACTGGGTGGCCTTCTCCGGGCACAAGCTGTACGCGCCGTTCGGTTCCGGTGTGCTCGCGGGCCGCGCCGACTGGCTGCGGGAGGCGGAGCCGTATCTCGCGGGCGGTGGCGCCAGCCGTACCGTCGGGCGCCGCGCCGACGGCGGGGTGGATGTCGAGTGGCACACCACCGCGGCCCGGCACGAGGCCGGTTCGCCGAACGTCATCGGCGTGTACGCGATCGCCTCGGCCTGCAAGGCGCTCACCGACGCGGGCTTCGACCGGCTGGTGGAGCGGGAACGGCAACTGATCGAGCGGGTGCGCGAGGGCCTCGCGGACGTCCCGGAGGTCCGGGTGCTCTCGCTCTTCGGCGACGACGCGCCCCGGGTGGGCGTTCTCTCGTTCGTGGTGGAGGGCTGGAACAGCTCCCACTTCGCCGCCGCGCTCTCGGCCGAGTACGGCATCGGCGTACGGGACGGACTCTTCTGCGCCCACCCGCTGGTGCGGACCCTGCTGGGCGGCGACGCCGGGGACCCCGGGGAGTGCGGCGCGCCGGACGCGGCCCCCGGCGAGAAGTCGCTGAACGCGATCCGGGTCAGCTTCGGGGCGGGCACGCCGGACGAGCACGTGGAGCGGTTCGTCGGCGCCGTACGGGAACTCGTACGGGACGGCGCGCGCTGGAACTACCGCACCGAGGACGGCCGTTGCGTCCCGGACCGCGGCTGA
- a CDS encoding rhomboid family intramembrane serine protease, with product MINWRAAAGAPVVTYGLIGLCALAFLTGPLSGFNPSYGTGDTLLAAQSAYVERWGVIPVQLTSGEPHALLTPLTALFVHGSWLHLLGNLLFLYVFGAMAEERMGRVRFTLFYLVCGYLALLAFAAANADSDQTLVGASGAISGVLGAFLCLLPHARVTSLFPFLFFLPLRFPAWIVLIFWFVLQWLAARDAEPGPGVAYLAHLVGFALGFAGAWGLFRRTARVKPPAAATEGERQP from the coding sequence ATGATCAATTGGCGCGCGGCGGCCGGAGCGCCGGTGGTGACCTACGGTCTGATCGGTCTGTGCGCTCTGGCCTTCCTGACCGGCCCGCTGTCCGGGTTCAACCCCTCGTACGGGACCGGCGACACGCTGCTCGCCGCGCAGAGCGCGTACGTCGAACGCTGGGGGGTGATCCCCGTCCAGCTCACGAGCGGCGAGCCGCACGCGCTCCTCACCCCTCTCACCGCGCTGTTCGTCCACGGAAGCTGGCTCCATCTGCTCGGCAACCTGCTCTTCCTCTACGTCTTCGGCGCGATGGCCGAGGAGCGGATGGGACGGGTGAGGTTCACCCTCTTCTATCTCGTCTGCGGCTACCTCGCCCTGCTGGCCTTCGCGGCGGCGAACGCGGACTCCGACCAGACCCTGGTGGGGGCGTCGGGCGCGATCTCCGGGGTGCTCGGGGCCTTTCTCTGTCTTCTTCCCCACGCGCGCGTCACCAGCCTCTTTCCCTTCCTCTTCTTCCTGCCGCTGCGCTTCCCGGCCTGGATCGTCCTGATCTTCTGGTTCGTCCTCCAGTGGCTCGCTGCCCGCGACGCCGAACCGGGTCCCGGCGTCGCGTATCTGGCGCACCTGGTGGGCTTCGCCCTCGGCTTCGCCGGTGCCTGGGGGCTCTTCCGGCGTACGGCTAGAGTGAAGCCCCCTGCCGCGGCCACCGAGGGAGAACGTCAACCGTGA
- a CDS encoding C40 family peptidase, which yields MVTHRRSPQPGHSRGTRVTVLSAAAVTAAAALGTAPAGADPRERDTTEATRSAVDRLYEQAEKATERFNAAGERAGVLRARVNRLQDSVARGQERVNRMRGALGSIAGAQYRSGGLDPALALLLSSDPDSYLGRAEALDRLSDRQAVALRDLGQAQRKLGVQRDEAAGDLAELERSRAAVARHKRTVEAKLAEARRLLNALPDAGRDTDRASRSGRDVPLSGEAPASARAATAARAARGAVGLPYVWGANGPSGFDCSGLTQWAYAQAGVSLPRTSQAQRYAGVQVPLSEARPGDLVTYRDDASHIGMYMGNGQVVHAPYPGAAVRYDPVGMMPISSVTRV from the coding sequence GTGGTGACCCACCGTCGTTCCCCACAGCCCGGTCACAGCCGCGGTACCCGGGTCACAGTCCTGTCCGCGGCGGCCGTCACGGCCGCCGCCGCCCTCGGGACCGCCCCGGCGGGCGCCGATCCCCGGGAGCGGGACACGACCGAGGCGACCCGGTCGGCCGTCGACCGGCTGTACGAGCAGGCCGAGAAGGCCACCGAGCGGTTCAACGCGGCGGGCGAACGGGCGGGCGTGCTGCGGGCCCGCGTGAACCGGCTCCAGGACAGCGTCGCCCGGGGCCAGGAGCGGGTCAACCGCATGCGGGGCGCGCTCGGTTCGATCGCCGGGGCCCAGTACCGCTCCGGCGGACTCGACCCGGCACTCGCGCTGCTGCTCTCCTCCGACCCGGACAGTTATCTCGGCCGGGCCGAGGCCCTCGACCGGCTCAGCGACCGCCAGGCCGTCGCCCTGCGCGACCTCGGGCAGGCCCAGCGCAAGCTCGGGGTCCAGCGGGACGAGGCGGCCGGCGACCTCGCCGAACTGGAGCGCAGCCGGGCCGCCGTCGCCCGCCACAAACGCACCGTGGAGGCCAAGCTCGCCGAGGCCCGGCGGCTGCTCAACGCGCTGCCCGACGCCGGGAGGGACACCGACCGGGCCTCCCGTTCGGGCCGCGACGTGCCGCTGTCCGGCGAGGCCCCGGCGTCCGCGCGGGCCGCCACCGCCGCGCGTGCCGCCCGTGGTGCGGTCGGCCTGCCCTATGTGTGGGGCGCCAACGGACCCTCGGGGTTCGACTGTTCGGGCCTGACCCAGTGGGCGTACGCGCAGGCCGGGGTCTCGCTGCCGCGCACCTCGCAGGCGCAGCGGTACGCGGGCGTACAGGTCCCGCTCTCCGAGGCGAGACCCGGCGACCTGGTCACCTACCGCGACGACGCCAGCCACATCGGCATGTACATGGGCAACGGCCAGGTGGTGCACGCCCCCTACCCCGGCGCGGCGGTGCGCTACGACCCGGTCGGCATGATGCCGATCTCGTCGGTCACACGCGTGTAG
- a CDS encoding C40 family peptidase, with the protein MASHRRPKQPSRARVTVLSATAAAAVALTSQAAQADPKPSKDDVKEKVDKLYHEAEAATERHSGAEEKEKKLEKQVEAIQDKVARGQEELNELRTGLGSMASAQYRSGGIDPSLQLFLSSDPDDYLDKASVLDQMGGKQVAALEKIQGKQRGLAQQRQEASLKLADLEDTRVELAKKKKEVQTKLNAAQKLLNTLTADERRQISQEDADRAARGNERVNLGNESASSGRAAAALSAAATQIGKPYISGAEGPNSYDCSGLTQWAYAQAGVALTRTTYTQVNDGVKIGRSQLAPGDLVFFSGLSHVGLYAGNGQVLHAPKPGTVVRYEAMEWAGSFQFGVRV; encoded by the coding sequence GTGGCGTCCCACCGTCGTCCCAAGCAGCCGAGCCGCGCCCGCGTGACCGTGCTCTCCGCGACCGCAGCCGCAGCTGTCGCCCTGACGTCCCAGGCCGCGCAGGCCGATCCGAAGCCGTCCAAGGACGACGTCAAGGAGAAGGTCGACAAGCTCTACCACGAGGCTGAGGCCGCCACCGAGCGGCACAGCGGCGCGGAGGAGAAGGAAAAGAAGCTCGAGAAGCAGGTCGAGGCGATCCAGGACAAGGTCGCCCGTGGCCAGGAGGAGCTCAACGAGCTGCGCACCGGCCTCGGTTCGATGGCCAGCGCCCAGTACCGCTCCGGCGGCATCGACCCCTCGCTCCAGCTCTTCCTCTCCTCGGACCCGGACGACTACCTCGACAAGGCGTCCGTCCTCGACCAGATGGGCGGCAAGCAGGTCGCCGCGCTGGAGAAGATCCAGGGCAAGCAGCGGGGCCTCGCGCAGCAGCGTCAGGAAGCCTCCCTCAAGCTGGCCGACCTGGAGGACACCCGGGTCGAGCTCGCGAAGAAGAAGAAGGAAGTCCAGACCAAGCTCAACGCGGCGCAGAAGCTCCTCAACACGCTGACCGCCGACGAGCGCCGGCAGATATCGCAGGAGGACGCCGACCGCGCCGCCCGCGGCAACGAGCGGGTCAACCTCGGCAACGAGTCGGCCTCCTCGGGCCGTGCCGCCGCCGCGCTCTCCGCCGCCGCGACCCAGATCGGCAAGCCGTACATCTCCGGCGCCGAGGGCCCCAACTCCTACGACTGCTCCGGGCTGACCCAGTGGGCCTACGCGCAGGCGGGCGTCGCCCTCACCCGGACCACGTACACCCAGGTCAACGACGGTGTGAAGATCGGCCGCAGCCAACTCGCCCCCGGCGACCTGGTCTTCTTCAGCGGTCTGAGCCATGTCGGGCTGTACGCGGGCAACGGGCAGGTACTGCACGCCCCCAAGCCGGGCACCGTGGTGCGCTACGAGGCCATGGAGTGGGCCGGAAGCTTCCAGTTCGGCGTCCGCGTCTGA
- the trpD gene encoding anthranilate phosphoribosyltransferase yields the protein MSSAVTPAGGDTLAARSWPGVLNSLLRGRDLDAGDTAWAMDRIMSGEATDAQIAGFAVALRAKGETVDEVTGLVDAMYEHAKTIEVPGATVDVVGTGGDLAKTVNISTMAAIVVAGAGGKVVKHGSRSASSASGASDVLEKLGVNLELTPRRVEEVAEEAGITFCFAVKFHPALRYAAKARKELGAQTTFNILGPLTNPARVRSQAVGVADLRMAPIVAGVLAERGNSSLVFRGDDGLDELTTTATSHVWVVRDGRVTEHTFDPRDIGLDLVPVEALRGADASYNADVARRLLAGETGPVRDAVLLNAAAALVALEPGDAPLDDQLAAGLARAATAVDSGAAKQSLERWVTASNA from the coding sequence ATGAGCAGCGCTGTTACCCCGGCCGGAGGCGACACCCTGGCGGCGCGTTCCTGGCCGGGTGTACTGAACTCGCTGCTGCGCGGCCGGGATCTGGACGCCGGTGACACCGCCTGGGCCATGGACCGCATCATGAGCGGCGAGGCCACCGACGCGCAGATCGCGGGCTTCGCGGTCGCGCTGCGCGCCAAGGGCGAGACGGTGGACGAGGTCACGGGCCTCGTCGACGCCATGTACGAGCACGCCAAGACCATCGAGGTGCCCGGGGCCACGGTCGACGTCGTCGGCACCGGCGGGGACCTCGCCAAGACCGTCAACATCTCCACCATGGCCGCGATCGTGGTGGCCGGGGCGGGCGGCAAGGTCGTCAAGCACGGCAGCCGGTCGGCCTCGTCCGCGAGCGGCGCCTCCGACGTGCTGGAGAAGCTCGGCGTCAATCTGGAACTGACCCCGCGCCGGGTCGAGGAGGTCGCCGAGGAGGCGGGCATCACCTTCTGCTTCGCGGTGAAGTTCCACCCGGCGCTGCGGTACGCGGCCAAGGCCCGCAAGGAACTGGGCGCGCAGACCACGTTCAACATCCTGGGGCCGCTCACCAACCCGGCGCGGGTCAGGTCCCAGGCGGTCGGTGTGGCGGACCTCCGGATGGCGCCCATCGTGGCCGGCGTGCTCGCCGAGCGGGGCAACTCGTCCCTCGTCTTCCGGGGCGACGACGGTCTGGACGAGCTGACCACGACCGCCACGTCACACGTCTGGGTGGTTCGCGACGGCCGGGTCACCGAGCACACCTTCGACCCCCGCGACATCGGCCTGGACCTCGTCCCGGTCGAGGCCCTGCGCGGCGCGGACGCCTCGTACAACGCGGACGTCGCCCGCCGCCTCCTGGCCGGCGAGACGGGCCCGGTCCGGGACGCGGTCCTGCTGAACGCGGCGGCGGCCCTGGTGGCCCTGGAGCCGGGCGACGCCCCACTGGACGACCAACTCGCGGCGGGCCTCGCCCGCGCGGCGACGGCGGTCGACTCGGGCGCGGCGAAGCAGTCACTGGAACGCTGGGTGACGGCGAGCAACGCGTAG
- a CDS encoding glycosyltransferase family 87 protein produces the protein MAIENTTRSPAGAVTEAGEIREDAGGHRLGTGAAPLAVWLVTRTVLLLVVLGVLVAPGPDVTPDVSVTYQGWYDVLRSGTFPRSDVTWQYPPAAAFAILSPALLPFLGYAPAFFTLCLLCDALVLALLLRAGRRPGHSARGAWVWVAGVAVLGPTGYARYDVMVTAVAVCALLAGLRRPQLLGALAGFGALLKVWPVLLLIGTERGRATRLAWSAAAATALALLAALSAVLPGALDFLTAQRDRGTEVESLGALVFHVARHLGWDGVVMFSYGSVEFRGPYVPLVSALALLLSAVAFGWLLVWRLKAATLRGADLGDAAFTAVLLFTVTSRVISPQYMIWLVGLAAVCLLRRSATMTRPAVLVVAASAVTVLEFPLFFSHVTASDWLGVTLLAVRNGLLVAATLSACRRLWRATVPDPRTPARGDTAEPVDRKAPAGP, from the coding sequence ATGGCGATCGAGAACACGACACGCTCCCCCGCCGGGGCGGTCACGGAGGCCGGGGAGATCCGGGAGGACGCGGGCGGCCACCGGCTCGGCACGGGCGCGGCGCCGCTCGCGGTATGGCTGGTCACCAGGACGGTCCTGCTGCTCGTCGTCCTCGGTGTCCTCGTCGCACCGGGCCCCGACGTCACCCCGGACGTGTCGGTGACCTACCAGGGCTGGTACGACGTCCTGCGCTCCGGGACCTTCCCGCGCTCCGACGTCACCTGGCAGTACCCGCCCGCCGCCGCGTTCGCGATCCTCTCCCCCGCCCTGCTGCCGTTCCTCGGCTACGCCCCGGCGTTCTTCACGCTCTGTCTGCTCTGCGACGCGCTGGTCCTGGCGCTCCTGCTGCGCGCGGGACGCCGGCCGGGGCACTCCGCGCGCGGTGCCTGGGTGTGGGTGGCGGGAGTGGCGGTGCTCGGCCCGACCGGGTACGCGCGGTACGACGTGATGGTGACCGCCGTCGCCGTCTGCGCCCTCCTCGCCGGCCTGCGCAGACCCCAACTGCTCGGCGCGCTGGCCGGGTTCGGGGCGCTGCTGAAGGTGTGGCCGGTGCTGCTGCTGATCGGTACGGAGCGCGGCCGGGCCACCCGGCTCGCCTGGTCCGCCGCCGCCGCGACCGCGCTCGCCCTGCTCGCCGCCCTGTCCGCCGTCCTGCCGGGCGCGCTGGACTTCCTCACCGCGCAGCGCGACCGGGGCACGGAGGTGGAGTCGCTGGGCGCGCTGGTCTTCCATGTGGCCCGGCATCTGGGCTGGGACGGGGTGGTGATGTTCAGCTACGGCTCGGTGGAGTTCCGGGGGCCGTACGTTCCCCTGGTCAGCGCGCTCGCCCTGCTGCTCAGCGCGGTCGCCTTCGGCTGGCTGCTGGTCTGGCGGCTGAAGGCGGCCACGCTCCGGGGCGCCGACCTGGGCGACGCGGCGTTCACCGCCGTCCTGTTGTTCACCGTCACGAGCCGGGTGATCAGCCCGCAGTACATGATCTGGCTGGTGGGCCTGGCCGCCGTCTGTCTGCTGCGCCGGTCGGCCACGATGACCCGGCCCGCCGTGCTCGTGGTGGCCGCGTCGGCGGTCACGGTGCTCGAATTCCCGCTGTTCTTCTCGCATGTGACGGCCAGCGACTGGCTGGGCGTGACGCTGCTCGCCGTACGCAACGGGCTGCTGGTCGCCGCGACGCTGAGCGCGTGCCGCCGGCTCTGGCGCGCGACGGTGCCGGACCCTCGTACACCCGCGCGGGGGGACACGGCGGAACCGGTGGACCGGAAGGCGCCCGCCGGCCCCTGA
- a CDS encoding Lrp/AsnC family transcriptional regulator — translation MITAIVLIKTSVDRIPEIAESIAALESVSEVFSVTGTYDLIAMVRVARHDDLADVIPGSISKIPGVEATDTHVAFRTYSQHDLEAAFAIGLDA, via the coding sequence GTGATCACCGCGATCGTGCTCATCAAGACCAGCGTCGACCGGATCCCCGAGATCGCGGAGTCGATCGCGGCGCTGGAGAGCGTCAGCGAGGTCTTCTCCGTCACCGGCACCTACGACCTGATCGCCATGGTCCGGGTCGCCCGGCACGACGATCTGGCGGACGTCATCCCCGGCAGCATCAGCAAGATCCCGGGCGTCGAGGCGACGGACACGCATGTGGCGTTCCGTACGTACTCCCAGCACGACCTGGAAGCGGCGTTCGCGATCGGCCTCGACGCCTAG
- a CDS encoding NYN domain-containing protein encodes MEQPADGAEPADAAGGDAEALDRPLPDGVRRRVVALVSDAFGRLTVTELPTQLRQYARFTPSRRAKFAGNAMAAALESDPVFRRRISEGFAEADPELAAAVRAGSPPPAADPVEVAAAAYVLRPVGWAKLVAAAGEEVQRADAERVDEENRRELERLREELVQARAATRTDTERLRTELDAARREGESTQRRLRSALSDVKRGEAALRRTAAEIEAVRAEAAAQVSAAESETRRLKARLAEAEAAVEAGRRAAREGRSVEDMRLRLLLDTVLESAQGLRRELALPPAAAHPADLVDAVEPGRMSPKDVAARALSDMDPALLDQLLALPQAHLVVDGYNVTKTGYPTMPLEKQRLRLLGGLAMLAAQTGAEMTCVFDGAELAAPVLLAPPRGVRVLFSKPGVTADELIRQLVRAEPPGRPVVVVSTDREVADGVARAGARPVASALLLKRLSRV; translated from the coding sequence GTGGAGCAGCCCGCAGATGGCGCTGAGCCGGCCGATGCGGCCGGCGGTGACGCCGAGGCGCTCGACAGGCCGCTGCCCGACGGCGTACGGCGCCGGGTCGTGGCGCTGGTGTCGGACGCCTTCGGCCGGCTGACCGTCACCGAACTCCCGACCCAGCTGCGGCAGTACGCGCGCTTCACGCCCAGCAGACGGGCCAAGTTCGCGGGCAACGCGATGGCGGCCGCCCTGGAGAGCGACCCGGTGTTCCGCCGCCGGATCAGCGAGGGGTTCGCCGAGGCGGACCCCGAACTGGCCGCCGCCGTGCGGGCGGGCTCACCGCCGCCGGCCGCCGACCCCGTCGAGGTGGCCGCCGCCGCGTACGTCCTGCGTCCCGTCGGGTGGGCGAAGCTGGTGGCCGCCGCGGGCGAGGAGGTGCAGCGCGCCGACGCCGAGCGGGTGGACGAGGAGAACCGGCGCGAGCTGGAGCGGCTGCGCGAGGAACTGGTCCAGGCACGGGCCGCGACCCGGACCGACACCGAGCGGCTGCGTACGGAGCTGGACGCCGCCCGCAGGGAGGGCGAGTCGACGCAGCGCAGACTGCGCAGCGCCCTGAGCGACGTCAAGCGCGGCGAGGCCGCCCTGCGCCGTACGGCCGCCGAGATCGAGGCGGTCCGCGCGGAGGCGGCGGCCCAGGTGTCGGCGGCGGAGAGCGAGACCCGGCGGCTCAAGGCGCGGCTGGCGGAGGCCGAGGCGGCGGTGGAGGCCGGGCGCCGGGCCGCGCGCGAGGGCCGGTCGGTGGAGGACATGCGGCTGCGGCTGCTGCTGGACACCGTCCTGGAGTCGGCGCAGGGGCTGCGGCGGGAGCTGGCGCTGCCGCCGGCCGCCGCGCATCCGGCGGATCTGGTGGACGCGGTGGAGCCGGGCCGGATGTCACCGAAGGACGTCGCGGCCCGCGCGCTGTCCGACATGGACCCGGCGCTGCTGGACCAGTTGCTGGCGCTGCCGCAGGCGCACCTGGTGGTGGACGGCTACAACGTCACCAAGACCGGCTATCCGACGATGCCGCTGGAGAAGCAGCGGCTGCGGCTGCTCGGCGGTCTCGCGATGCTCGCGGCGCAGACGGGCGCGGAGATGACCTGTGTCTTCGACGGGGCCGAACTGGCCGCCCCCGTCCTCCTCGCGCCGCCGCGCGGGGTGCGGGTGCTGTTCTCCAAACCGGGGGTGACGGCGGACGAACTGATCCGTCAGCTGGTGCGGGCGGAGCCGCCGGGGCGGCCGGTGGTGGTGGTCTCCACCGACCGTGAGGTCGCCGACGGAGTGGCCCGCGCCGGGGCGAGACCCGTTGCGTCCGCCTTGTTGCTGAAGCGGCTTTCGCGCGTCTGA
- the qcrB gene encoding cytochrome bc1 complex cytochrome b subunit produces the protein MSTASDEKKRQAPAGERVADWADGRLGIYGAAKGMLRKVFPDHWSFMLGEIALWSFVVIILTGVYLTLFFHPSMNEVVYEGSYVPMQGVRMTEAYASTLDISFDVRGGLLIRQIHHWGALVFVAAMFVHMMRVFFTGAFRKPREINWIFGFLLFVLALFTGLTGYSLPDDLLSGTGVRFAQGAILSTPIVGTYISMFLFGGEFPGHDIVARFYSIHILLLPGIMLGLVVAHLILVFYHKHTQFAGPGKTNNNVVGTPFLPIYMAKAGGFFFLVFGIIAIISAIATINPVWAIGPYRPDQVSTGAQPDWYLGFSEGLIRIMPGWELNFWGHTLILGVFIPLIVFPLVLVILAVYPFVESWITGDKREHHILDRPRNVPTRTAFGVAWLTLYVLLLIGGGNDIWATHFHLSINVITWAIRIGIFVGPVAAFVVTKRICLGLQRRDAEKVLHGRESGIIKRLPHGEFVEVHEPLGPAALHTLTAHEQYRPAELGPTVDENGVERKTSPVEKLRVKLSKGYYGEGSQIPKPTAEEYREVTSGHGHH, from the coding sequence ATGAGTACTGCGTCTGACGAAAAGAAGCGCCAGGCGCCCGCGGGGGAGCGGGTCGCCGACTGGGCGGACGGCCGCCTCGGGATCTACGGCGCCGCCAAGGGCATGCTCCGGAAGGTCTTCCCGGACCACTGGTCCTTCATGCTCGGCGAGATCGCCCTGTGGAGCTTCGTCGTCATCATCCTCACGGGTGTGTATCTGACGCTGTTCTTCCACCCGAGCATGAACGAGGTCGTGTACGAGGGCAGTTACGTACCGATGCAGGGTGTCCGGATGACCGAGGCGTACGCCTCGACCCTGGACATCAGCTTCGACGTCCGCGGCGGTCTGCTGATCCGGCAGATCCACCACTGGGGCGCGCTGGTCTTCGTGGCCGCGATGTTCGTGCACATGATGCGCGTCTTCTTCACGGGCGCCTTCCGCAAGCCGCGCGAGATCAACTGGATCTTCGGCTTCCTGCTGTTCGTGCTGGCGCTGTTCACCGGTCTCACCGGTTACTCGCTCCCGGACGACCTGCTGTCGGGCACCGGTGTCCGGTTCGCCCAGGGCGCCATCCTGTCCACGCCGATCGTCGGCACGTACATCTCGATGTTCCTGTTCGGCGGGGAGTTCCCGGGCCACGACATCGTGGCGCGGTTCTACTCGATCCACATCCTGCTGCTGCCGGGCATCATGCTCGGGCTCGTGGTGGCCCACCTGATCCTGGTCTTCTACCACAAGCACACGCAGTTCGCCGGTCCGGGCAAGACGAACAACAACGTCGTCGGCACCCCGTTCCTGCCGATCTACATGGCCAAGGCGGGCGGCTTCTTCTTCCTCGTCTTCGGCATCATCGCGATCATCTCGGCCATCGCCACGATCAACCCGGTGTGGGCCATCGGCCCCTACCGGCCGGACCAGGTTTCCACCGGCGCCCAGCCGGACTGGTACCTGGGCTTCTCCGAGGGTCTGATCCGCATCATGCCGGGCTGGGAACTCAACTTCTGGGGCCACACCCTCATCCTGGGCGTGTTCATCCCGCTGATCGTCTTCCCGCTGGTCCTGGTGATTCTCGCGGTCTACCCGTTCGTCGAGTCCTGGATCACCGGCGACAAGCGCGAGCACCACATCCTGGACCGGCCGCGCAACGTGCCGACCCGGACCGCGTTCGGTGTGGCGTGGCTGACCCTGTACGTGCTCCTGCTCATCGGCGGCGGCAACGACATCTGGGCCACCCACTTCCACCTGTCGATCAACGTGATCACCTGGGCCATCCGGATCGGCATCTTCGTCGGACCCGTCGCCGCGTTCGTCGTCACCAAGCGGATCTGTCTGGGACTCCAGCGCCGCGACGCCGAGAAGGTGCTGCACGGACGCGAGTCCGGCATCATCAAGCGGCTGCCGCACGGTGAGTTCGTGGAGGTCCACGAGCCGCTCGGCCCGGCCGCGCTGCACACGCTCACCGCGCACGAGCAGTACCGGCCGGCCGAACTCGGCCCGACGGTCGACGAGAACGGTGTCGAGCGCAAGACCTCTCCGGTGGAGAAGCTGCGGGTCAAGCTCAGCAAGGGCTACTACGGTGAGGGAAGCCAGATCCCCAAGCCGACGGCCGAGGAGTACCGCGAGGTCACGAGCGGCCACGGCCACCACTGA